Proteins encoded by one window of Salvia splendens isolate huo1 chromosome 5, SspV2, whole genome shotgun sequence:
- the LOC121805061 gene encoding pyrophosphate-energized vacuolar membrane proton pump 1 isoform X1, with product MALLSDLGTEIVVPVCAVIGIIFSLVQWFFVSRVKVSADRAADAVSRNGKNGCGDYLIEEEEGINDHSVVAKCAEIQNAISEGATSFLFTEYQYVGIFMVAFAILIFLFLGSVEGFSTSFRPCTYDQEKLCKPALATAIFSTVSFLLGAITSVVSGFLGMKIATYANARTTLEARKGVGKAFIVAFRSGAVMGFLLAANGLLVLYITLNLFKIYYGDDWEGLFEAITGYGLGGSSMALFGRVGGGIYTKAADVGADLVGKVERNIPEDDPRNPAVIADNVGDNVGDIAGMGSDLFGSYAEASCAALVVASISSFGIAHDFTGMCYPLLISSMGILVCLITTLFATDFFEIKAVKEIEPALKNQLIISTILMTVGIGIVTWVCLPSSFTIFNFGVQKDVKNWQLFLCVCVGLWAGLIIGFVTEYYTSNAYSPVQDVADSCRTGAATNVIFGLALGYKSVIIPIFAIAVSIFVSFTFAAMYGIAVAALGMLSTIATGLAIDAYGPISDNAGGIAEMAGMSHRIRERTDALDAAGNTTAAIGKGFAIGSAALVSLALFGAFVSRAGISSVDVLTPKVFIGLLVGAMLPYWFSAMTMKSVGSAALKMVEEVRRQFNTIPGLMEGIAKPDYATCVKISTDASIKEMIPPGALVMLTPLIVGTFFGVETLSGVLAGSLVSGVQIAISASNTGGAWDNAKKYIEAGASEHAKSLGPKGSDPHKAAVIGDTIGDPLKDTSGPSLNILIKLMAVESLVFAPFFAIHGGLLFKLF from the exons ATGGCATTGCTCTCAGATCTGGGCACCGAGATTGTGGTTCCGGTATGCGCCGTCATCGGAATCATCTTCTCGCTCGTGCAGTGGTTCTTCGTCTCCCGCGTCAAGGTCTCGGCCGACCGCGCTGCAGACGCCGTGTCCAGAAACGGGAAGAATGGATGCGGTGACTACTTGATTGAGGAGGAGGAAGGCATTAATGACCACAGCGTCGTTGCCAAGTGCGCCGAGATCCAGAACGCCATTTCTGAGG GTGCTACATCTTTCTTGTTTACGGAGTACCAATACGTGGGAATTTTCATGGTTGCTTTTGCAATCCTTATCTTCCTTTTCCTGGGTTCAGTTGAGGGTTTCAGCACAAGTTTCCGGCCTTGTACTTATGACCAGGAGAAGCTTTGCAAGCCTGCTCTTGCAACTGCTATCTTCAGTACAGTTTCCTTCTTGCTTGGTGCCATCACCTCTGTCGTTTCTGGTTTCCTTGGGATGAAAATTGCAACCTATGCAAATGCAAGGACAACATTGGAAGCTAGGAAAGGTGTTGGGAAAGCTTTCATTGTTGCATTCAGATCTGGTGCAGTTATGGGTTTTCTGCTTGCTGCTAATGGCCTATTGGTTTTATACATTACCCTCAATCTATTCAAGATCTACTATGGTGATGATTGGGAAGGACTTTTTGAGGCAATAACTGGATATGGTCTTGGTGGATCCTCCATGGCCTTGTTCGGAAGAGTTGGTGGTGGTATTTACACCAAGGCTGCTGATGTTGGTGCTGATCTTGTTGGAAAGGTTGAAAGGAATATTCCAGAAGATGATCCTAGGAACCCTGCT GTGATTGCTGATAATGTGGGTGACAATGTTGGAGATATTGCTGGAATGGGGTCTGATCTTTTTGGTTCATATGCTGAAGCATCTTGTGCTGCTCTTGTTGTGGCTTCAATATCATCTTTTGGAATTGCACACGACTTCACTGGAATGTGCTATCCGTTGCTTATTAGTTCCATGGGCATCCTGGTCTGCTTAATCACTACTCTCTTTGCTACTGACTTTTTTGAGATAAAGGCTGTCAAGGAGATTGAACCAGCATTAAAGAATCAACTTATCATATCTACTATTCTTATGACCGTGGGAATTGGAATTGTCACCTGGGTTTGCTTGCCATCATCTTTCACAATCTTCAATTTTGGTGTTCAGAAAGATGTGAAAAACTG GCAGCTATTCCTTTGCGTTTGTGTTGGACTTTGGGCTGGACTTATCATTGGATTTGTGACTGAATATTACACCAGCAATGCCTACAG CCCTGTCCAAGATGTTGCTGATTCTTGCAGAACCGGTGCTGCAACCAATGTTATATTTGGTCTTGCCTTGGGATATAAATCAGTCATTATTCCCATTTTTGCCATTGCAGTTAGCATCTTTGTTAGTTTCACATTTGCTGCTATGTATGGTATTGCTGTAGCAGCTCTGGGAATGCTAAGCACGATTGCTACTGGGTTAGCCATTGATGCTTATGGCCCCATCAGTGACAATGCGGGAGGTATCGCTGAGATGGCTGGCATGAGCCACAGGATTCGCGAGAGGACTGATGCCCTTGATGCTGCTGGGAACACCACTGCTGCTATTGGAAAG GGTTTTGCCATCGGGTCTGCTGCACTCGTGTCATTGGCACTTTTTGGTGCCTTTGTGAGCCGTGCAGGAATTTCTTCTGTTGATGTGCTGACCCCTAAAGTCTTCATTGGATTACTTGTTGGAGCTATGCTCCCGTACTGGTTCTCTGCCATGACCATGAAGAGTGTGGGAAGCGCAGCTCTGAAGATGGTTGAGGAAGTCCGCAGGCAGTTCAACACCATCCCTGGTCTCATGGAGGGTATTGCCAAGCCTGACTATGCTACATGTGTTAAAATATCAACTGATGCTTCGATTAAGGAAATGATCCCCCCTGGTGCGCTAGTCATGCTCACACCCCTGATTGTTGGCACCTTTTTTGGTGTCGAGACCCTGTCTGGTGTTCTTGCTGGCTCACTCGTTTCCGGCGTCCAG ATCGCGATCTCTGCATCCAACACCGGTGGTGCATGGGACAACGCAAAGAAGTACATCGAG GCTGGTGCTTCGGAGCATGCAAAAAGTCTGGGACCTAAGGGTTCCGACCCACACAAGGCGGCCGTGATTGGTGACACAATCGGAGACCCTCTGAAGGACACTTCAGGTCCGTCGCTGAACATCCTGATCAAGCTGATGGCAGTGGAGTCACTCGTGTTTGCTCCCTTCTTCGCGATTCACGGCGGTCTGCTGTTTAAACTCTTCTGA
- the LOC121805061 gene encoding pyrophosphate-energized vacuolar membrane proton pump 1 isoform X2 has translation MVAFAILIFLFLGSVEGFSTSFRPCTYDQEKLCKPALATAIFSTVSFLLGAITSVVSGFLGMKIATYANARTTLEARKGVGKAFIVAFRSGAVMGFLLAANGLLVLYITLNLFKIYYGDDWEGLFEAITGYGLGGSSMALFGRVGGGIYTKAADVGADLVGKVERNIPEDDPRNPAVIADNVGDNVGDIAGMGSDLFGSYAEASCAALVVASISSFGIAHDFTGMCYPLLISSMGILVCLITTLFATDFFEIKAVKEIEPALKNQLIISTILMTVGIGIVTWVCLPSSFTIFNFGVQKDVKNWQLFLCVCVGLWAGLIIGFVTEYYTSNAYSPVQDVADSCRTGAATNVIFGLALGYKSVIIPIFAIAVSIFVSFTFAAMYGIAVAALGMLSTIATGLAIDAYGPISDNAGGIAEMAGMSHRIRERTDALDAAGNTTAAIGKGFAIGSAALVSLALFGAFVSRAGISSVDVLTPKVFIGLLVGAMLPYWFSAMTMKSVGSAALKMVEEVRRQFNTIPGLMEGIAKPDYATCVKISTDASIKEMIPPGALVMLTPLIVGTFFGVETLSGVLAGSLVSGVQIAISASNTGGAWDNAKKYIEAGASEHAKSLGPKGSDPHKAAVIGDTIGDPLKDTSGPSLNILIKLMAVESLVFAPFFAIHGGLLFKLF, from the exons ATGGTTGCTTTTGCAATCCTTATCTTCCTTTTCCTGGGTTCAGTTGAGGGTTTCAGCACAAGTTTCCGGCCTTGTACTTATGACCAGGAGAAGCTTTGCAAGCCTGCTCTTGCAACTGCTATCTTCAGTACAGTTTCCTTCTTGCTTGGTGCCATCACCTCTGTCGTTTCTGGTTTCCTTGGGATGAAAATTGCAACCTATGCAAATGCAAGGACAACATTGGAAGCTAGGAAAGGTGTTGGGAAAGCTTTCATTGTTGCATTCAGATCTGGTGCAGTTATGGGTTTTCTGCTTGCTGCTAATGGCCTATTGGTTTTATACATTACCCTCAATCTATTCAAGATCTACTATGGTGATGATTGGGAAGGACTTTTTGAGGCAATAACTGGATATGGTCTTGGTGGATCCTCCATGGCCTTGTTCGGAAGAGTTGGTGGTGGTATTTACACCAAGGCTGCTGATGTTGGTGCTGATCTTGTTGGAAAGGTTGAAAGGAATATTCCAGAAGATGATCCTAGGAACCCTGCT GTGATTGCTGATAATGTGGGTGACAATGTTGGAGATATTGCTGGAATGGGGTCTGATCTTTTTGGTTCATATGCTGAAGCATCTTGTGCTGCTCTTGTTGTGGCTTCAATATCATCTTTTGGAATTGCACACGACTTCACTGGAATGTGCTATCCGTTGCTTATTAGTTCCATGGGCATCCTGGTCTGCTTAATCACTACTCTCTTTGCTACTGACTTTTTTGAGATAAAGGCTGTCAAGGAGATTGAACCAGCATTAAAGAATCAACTTATCATATCTACTATTCTTATGACCGTGGGAATTGGAATTGTCACCTGGGTTTGCTTGCCATCATCTTTCACAATCTTCAATTTTGGTGTTCAGAAAGATGTGAAAAACTG GCAGCTATTCCTTTGCGTTTGTGTTGGACTTTGGGCTGGACTTATCATTGGATTTGTGACTGAATATTACACCAGCAATGCCTACAG CCCTGTCCAAGATGTTGCTGATTCTTGCAGAACCGGTGCTGCAACCAATGTTATATTTGGTCTTGCCTTGGGATATAAATCAGTCATTATTCCCATTTTTGCCATTGCAGTTAGCATCTTTGTTAGTTTCACATTTGCTGCTATGTATGGTATTGCTGTAGCAGCTCTGGGAATGCTAAGCACGATTGCTACTGGGTTAGCCATTGATGCTTATGGCCCCATCAGTGACAATGCGGGAGGTATCGCTGAGATGGCTGGCATGAGCCACAGGATTCGCGAGAGGACTGATGCCCTTGATGCTGCTGGGAACACCACTGCTGCTATTGGAAAG GGTTTTGCCATCGGGTCTGCTGCACTCGTGTCATTGGCACTTTTTGGTGCCTTTGTGAGCCGTGCAGGAATTTCTTCTGTTGATGTGCTGACCCCTAAAGTCTTCATTGGATTACTTGTTGGAGCTATGCTCCCGTACTGGTTCTCTGCCATGACCATGAAGAGTGTGGGAAGCGCAGCTCTGAAGATGGTTGAGGAAGTCCGCAGGCAGTTCAACACCATCCCTGGTCTCATGGAGGGTATTGCCAAGCCTGACTATGCTACATGTGTTAAAATATCAACTGATGCTTCGATTAAGGAAATGATCCCCCCTGGTGCGCTAGTCATGCTCACACCCCTGATTGTTGGCACCTTTTTTGGTGTCGAGACCCTGTCTGGTGTTCTTGCTGGCTCACTCGTTTCCGGCGTCCAG ATCGCGATCTCTGCATCCAACACCGGTGGTGCATGGGACAACGCAAAGAAGTACATCGAG GCTGGTGCTTCGGAGCATGCAAAAAGTCTGGGACCTAAGGGTTCCGACCCACACAAGGCGGCCGTGATTGGTGACACAATCGGAGACCCTCTGAAGGACACTTCAGGTCCGTCGCTGAACATCCTGATCAAGCTGATGGCAGTGGAGTCACTCGTGTTTGCTCCCTTCTTCGCGATTCACGGCGGTCTGCTGTTTAAACTCTTCTGA